The DNA segment AAAGGGGTATCCTGATCCTGGTCCAATCTCATGGCCTGCCGTTTCCAATCGGGTGCGATACTAGGACTGCTGCTGGCGTTCGCGTCTCCTGCCTCGTCTCAGACGGACTGTTCCATCATCGGCCAGAACACGCAGGTGCGCACGATTCTGGACGAGTTCTATCTATGGTATCGGGAGCTCCCTGACCTGGACCCAGCTCTATTCGACTCGCCCGAGGCTTACCTCGATGCCGTACGTTTCAGGCCGCTCGACGCGAGCTTCAGCTACGTTTCTTCGAGGCAGGCGACCGAGGCCTTCTTCTCCTCGAGCCAGTTCATCGGGATTGGCTTCTCGATGCGGCAGACCGGTCCTCTCGAGCTCCGAGTGAGTCAGGTCTTTCCCGACAGTCCCGCCTCGGAGTCCGGGCTCGCACGGGGGGATTTCCTGACTGCTATCGCGGGACGAAGCATCGAGGACCTTCTCACCAACGGCGGGCTCGACGAGGCTCTCGGACCGAGCGAGATCGGCTATACGCTCGAGCTTTCTTGGCGGACCCCGAGGGGCCGCGAAGAGACGGCCACGGTTACCAAACGCCTCGTGACGATACCGACGGTTTCTCAGACCGCTATTCTCGACGCCTCTGGCCTCCCGGTTGGGTATGTCCACTTGAGGAACTTCGTCGAGCCATCCATCGCAGCTCTCGATCAGGCCTTCACCGAGCTGGGGTCCGCGGGCGTGACCGACATCGTGCTCGACTTGCGCTACAACGGCGGCGGACTCATCGACGTGGCACGCCACCTGGGCGGGCTCATCGGCGGGTTCAGGACCTCGACCCAGGTGTTCGTCGAGCTCGTGCACAACGACAAGAACACGTTTCGGAACCGGACCATCCGGTTCGAAGATCCCGAGGCAACGCTCGATCTGCCTCGGGTCGTCGTCATCACCACGCGAGCTTCGGCGTCCTCGAGCGAGCTTCTGATCAATGGCCTCCGACCCTTCGTTCCGGTCACCGTCGTCGGCGAGCGGACCTTCGGGAAGCCCGTCGGTCAGTACGGCTTCGACCTGTGTGACAAGGTGCTCTTTCCCGTGTCCTTCGAGAACAAGAACGCTCGCGGCGAGGGCGGCTTCTTCGACGGCATACCTGCCGATTGTGAAGCCGCGGACCAGCTCGGCCGGCCTCTCGGTCATCCGGACGAGGACTCGCTCGCCGAGGCGCTCCACGTCTTGACAACGGGCCGATGCAGCCCATCTCCCGGCGTGAGAGCCTTACGCACGGATTTCTCCCCACTGGCGAGGGACGGATATCGGCAGATGTTGAACGCCTGGTAGGCCCGCCCTATTCGCCAACTACCGCGATCGCCTCGATCTCCACGAGAAACTCGGGTTGCGCCAGGCGCTCGATCTGGACGAGTGTGCTCGCCGGCGGGTTTCCTTGGAAGTACGTCGCCCGGACATCGGCCGCCTCACGAAAGGCATCGATATCAGTCGTGAAAATGTTGATCTTCACGATGTTGGAGAA comes from the Vicinamibacteria bacterium genome and includes:
- a CDS encoding S41 family peptidase produces the protein MACRFQSGAILGLLLAFASPASSQTDCSIIGQNTQVRTILDEFYLWYRELPDLDPALFDSPEAYLDAVRFRPLDASFSYVSSRQATEAFFSSSQFIGIGFSMRQTGPLELRVSQVFPDSPASESGLARGDFLTAIAGRSIEDLLTNGGLDEALGPSEIGYTLELSWRTPRGREETATVTKRLVTIPTVSQTAILDASGLPVGYVHLRNFVEPSIAALDQAFTELGSAGVTDIVLDLRYNGGGLIDVARHLGGLIGGFRTSTQVFVELVHNDKNTFRNRTIRFEDPEATLDLPRVVVITTRASASSSELLINGLRPFVPVTVVGERTFGKPVGQYGFDLCDKVLFPVSFENKNARGEGGFFDGIPADCEAADQLGRPLGHPDEDSLAEALHVLTTGRCSPSPGVRALRTDFSPLARDGYRQMLNAW